gaagaaaattGGCAGCTCACAATAAAAGCTTATCATTTTTGTACCTGGTCTAACTCTATAGTTCCCCAAAGTGATTCCACCACAGCCCAACTCTAAAGGGTTAAAGGCATTTACTGATTTCCTGAGGCTGAAAGTCAGATTTATGTTGAGTTTGAAGCAGCTAGATGCTGATGAAGAACTGCACACAAAGGTCATTTAacctttctctctgctttgtaTTTGGCCTGCAGGTGTGCGGCCCCACAGCTGTGATCAGACAGCCCTACAAGGGCAAAGTCATTTCTCTATGAACAACTGGCCCAGAACATGAAAGGCGCTTTGTGTCTTCAGCTGTGTCTGTCTCCAGATCAATCCAGGAGCTGCCGAAGCCGAAACAACCGAATACTGTCTCACTGGTAAACCAGCTCCAAGTGGTTTCCACATTTTTAACATGTGTCTGTTTTAACATAGTTCTTCATACATTATTCAGTCATTGGAAATCTCTGTGTGCAGTCAAGGTAATGGTGTTGGTCTCAAGGTCGACTCTGATCAACACTTAGGTCAATGTTCTGTTGGCAGATAATACCTTTGTTATATTTGCTGAACTGGGTGAGGTTTCCAGGTCAGCTCTGCTCAGTACACTGTACTGCTGAACATTATATTTGCTCTAACATACATTATGCAATCGAGTAATTCACTGTAAGGAATGAAAGTAGGGCTTATGCATGATTTCACGGTGAAAAAAATGTCGGCTGATTAAAAATCTTTCATCACACTTGTGCATATTATTGTgttcatttagttttaaattattttgaaaagctggCCTTAGTTGTGAATTCTTGATTCATCTTTTTCAGGGCATTTTTTAATTCTCAACATTTTTTTCCCGAATGTTTGTTGCCATTGGAAACAGGACTGATGTTTCTCACCCGAAAGCAACCCTCCCTttgatgaaatattcattaaaatacACTGACATGCGTGAAAGCATTAAGATTTACTTTGTTGACCCAGATTGACTCTGTATTTGCATATTCAGCAGGATTGCACATTATTATATGCACTCCATCTATGCCCATGTATGGACTGCATTCATGCTTTTTCACGGTAAAAGGTCTGTGGCTGTCACTGAGCATCATGTGGCAGCTTCCTATTGGGCTGGCATGCTGGCGTGGTATTATGCCACAGGGCCAGTTGAGACATAATGTGAGCTTATCAGGTTGCCACACGGGTCAGTGGCAGCGTGTGAGTCACAGAAGGCCTACTCATCCTTGAGTTGTACCACTTCCTTCCTCTTGTCTCTGACAGTGGAAAGGATGGTGCGGGACTGTACAGTCCAAACTGAATGTCTGTGAAAATGGTTAAATTGTGCCTTACTGGATTCTTTCTACATTCGTCAGCAGATTATAATGGGAACTGGATGAAGTAAATAACAAGGAAGAATGCACTCTACTCTACTTTTAAAATAAGGAGGTAATGattcacattaaatatttaatcatcATAATTTCACTCATATGAAGTAATTTTCACTCATGCACTTTTAGATTATCAAGGAATTTTTCACACAAATCTCACAGATGGTCTGGTCTGCTGTGTCCTCATTAATGCCGATAGCAAGAGTTAGAGTTACACCAGTAGCGAAGCAGGAGcacacataaaatgtaaattttgtCCATGATACTGTGCTCTGGTGCATGCGGGGAAGTTTCTCCTACACGTTTACCTCAGGCAATATAAACTCATACAAACTATTATCTTTGGTCGATTTCAATAAGATGTTTTTAATCACTGTACTGCCAATTTATTTCATtgcaaataacaaataacacaTTGGCCAAagtgtaaaattaaaaattagcaaaaaaaaaaaagaagaacatttGAAGAAAAACCCAGTGCCACTTTCTAACACCTGTGAGATGTTAATGAATAGTGACAGTGCGTAAATGGAAATAGGACAGAGCTGTTCACTGCACATGTAGGGGACATCTGTCTCAGATTATATAAGCAAATACTGCTGTTCTACACTCTGCAGGGGATCATTACACATGGAGGAACAATACTGAAGTTGCTTCTATTTTTATTGGAAGCTGTTTGGCGCGCCATCTATTATCTAAGATAAACGCAGTACAGTGCTTATGAAGAATAAGTTTCACTGCTGCCATCACAAATTCATTGTTGTAGACTTAAATTAGAGGCACAAAGTAAAATCAAACAtgaaaatagtttattttaatgGTGGTTTGTGCTTGTATTACAcctttcttgtcattttgaccactcaaagcacttttaaacTACATccacattcactcattcacacatcttTCATGCACGAGGAATCTAAATTGGAAGCAAGTCTTGTctaaggacactttgacatgcggACTCGAGTAGCCAGGGATCGGACCACCTATCCTCTGACTGATCTTCCAATTGATGGACAATCCGCTTTACCTCTGAGCCGCAGCCACCTCTAGCAAGCCTAGACCTTTTATATTCTTCAGTACATTATTAATATATTCTGTTAATTGGCTTTACTGCGGCATCTATctcagatatatatatacatgtatcCTGTTATCCTGTGCATTGTGCTCACAGTTGGGGGTGAGTGAGAAGTTCATCATGATATTCTGTCACCTGCCTtgttatataataaatatgatataatatgtaTGTAATATCTATGACAAGAATAATGAAATTTGCCGCTGTGCAGGAATAGCTGAGTTAATGAGCTCATTGAAGCTAAACTCCTCTTGAGTTATGGCCTCTAATTGGCTGACTGTTATCAAAGTTGAAGCCTTCCATCTATAAACCCTTTGCCATGGTTACAATTAAAGTCATAACCTGTTATGTAATGCGACGTAACTCAATGAACAGCTGTAGCATGCTGAATAACAGtgatataatacaatacaagaGAACAATATCACAACAAGACAGTATACTctggcacacgcacacatccacACTAAAATTGGCACTGTCAGTATTGAAATATCAGAAAGTAGAAGTAGAGGTACCTCAgttgtttttcagttcagttatCAAACTATGAGGTGAGTGGTACCAGAGACCAGTCTTCCTCAGTTCAGAGCTGTTATGAAGAACATTTAAAGATATCCAGTTCTGTCGTTCACTTTGCAAACCTGATGTCTCCATAATCCAGTGCAGAAAATATAGCGGATCAGAAGGTGAACATTAAAGTGCACTACTATAATACATACATTTTGATGCTTGAAAGTTTGAAAGATGCTgatgtatatatgtaaatatgtaattgtttcactttttaaacatacatttgCACATAAATACATATCTGTGTaaacaatgtaaatataaatataaatatatttgtagtAAATTGACTCAAATATATGAATTTAtgatatattcaatatatgAAGTTACTTTCTTAACCTTACATTATTCACATACAGAGTAAATACCAGAAGGCCTGTAGATCCTAGTGGGACACTTTTGTAGCCACATGGAGATTTAAAACCATCTATAACAACagtctgacctgcagcagctgtaaGCAGATTCATCAAAAATAACAGAAATCAGCTTATTTAATGGAATATTATGATCAACAGTTTCAAAAAGCCTTGGACAGGTCTGCAAACAGCACAATGTCGCTTTTTCCACAACAGCAGTTGCTGCAGTTATTAGACCATGTTTATCtgtaaaaaacattattttcctcCACAGCGACTCCAAGAGTTGACCAGTGATTCTTGAATTTTAGACAGGCACGACTGCGCAAGTCAAGTTTGATGGATTTGTTTCACAAGTGCTGCCTCCTTTGTTGAATCAACTGTTTTCAATATTGAGGTAAAAGTACAAGTGAAACATGTACAAGTGATGCCGTAATAACAGGATCACTGAGAACCTGTAGGTCAAAATGTTTCTCACCAGGagattttcttgtgttttcacatgtttcCTTATTTCCTGTCCTTATTCacagaataaaagaagaaaaacttcCTTACACGATACTTTGGGGATCCTCTTCCAGTCTAAAGAGCATCGGGCACCAGAAATGTGGctgaaaaaaagatgacaaaaaacaaactttcacTCTTATGCATTATGTACAAAGATTTACAAATTGAACATGTGACATGCAGCAATGCGTACCTTCAAATAGAGTGATGAGAcgctgtggttgtttttctccttcttccttttTAATCTCTTCCTCAGGATTTTGGCATGCAGGTGTTTCACTCTCTGCTCCGCGGCGTTGGGGAAGAACCGCTCACAGACCATCAGCCTGAGCTGAACCACTTTGGCAGCCATCAGAGCCATAACAAGCAGGGTGAGCAGGATGGCTGCCAAAGGAACTACAGAGTTATAGAGCAGCAGCTTGGGTTTAGGAAGACACTTCTTCTCAAACAGGGTCACAGAGTAGGAGAAGTCTTTTTGGTGGTTTTCCTCACTAAATGTTATACCTAGGAAGGTTGCAATCCCCTGAGGAGATGAATAAACACATATTCAGTGGTTGTCTGACTGGAACAAATACTGTAACTGTATTAGTGGGTCTTACAAATTCACAAACATACTCACATTGATGCTCATTAACAATGGGACATGGAACGGCTCCAGTTCGGATAACTTTGTTGTTACAATATCAACAAAGCAGTACAATAAGGCATCTACCGTTATAAATACGGCCCATGCTACAAAATGGGAGACAATTGGAACACCAAATTTCAGCATAGCTCTCCCCTCTCTGGTGGTGGGACGGGTGGAGGGGAGAGCGGTGAACAGCTTCTCTTCCTCTGGTGTGAGGGGGAGGACGTGGGGCTTTCCTTCCGCCTTCTGTTTCTCGTCAAAACTAACAAAATTGCTGCTGATGAAATTGTTTTCGTATTTCATGTCATTGCAGAATTTTTTTATGTGCAGCGCTATAAACATCATGAGCAGGAGGAAGCTGATGGCAGGAAACAGTCTGTCGCTCACAGAGGAGACTGCGTTCATAAGGGACTGCACATACTTGATAGTTTCGTTCAGCTTCTGCTCTGTTTCATTGAGTCTCTCCCTGAATTGTTCTGATTCCAGTCTGGGTGAAACCTTGAGCTGGGAGTTGAGGTTCAAAACCCCTAAGTCTGTAACCCCCTTCAGCATGTTTCCTAGCCACTTCAGCATCTTGACATAGTTACTGAATGGAGCGATGATGGCTGCTTTCTTGGCCCGCAGGTTGCAAATCATACTCCTGACGAGGCCTGTGAGGTTCTCCAAGGTGTTACGGATATTTCTGAGAACCACCAAACTGGTCCCGGCAGTCA
The nucleotide sequence above comes from Pempheris klunzingeri isolate RE-2024b chromosome 8, fPemKlu1.hap1, whole genome shotgun sequence. Encoded proteins:
- the LOC139204795 gene encoding dendritic cell-specific transmembrane protein gives rise to the protein MLLLNTIQQSLKDIGFLAVDVFTTGERDGIRRTLILLFTCSFSSLVLSSLLLLYLLFTLNYDLAVAGGIAVCFGTLLTVALFLSKRVRCLGTLFVISLFMKKSRNLLLTAGTSLVVLRNIRNTLENLTGLVRSMICNLRAKKAAIIAPFSNYVKMLKWLGNMLKGVTDLGVLNLNSQLKVSPRLESEQFRERLNETEQKLNETIKYVQSLMNAVSSVSDRLFPAISFLLLMMFIALHIKKFCNDMKYENNFISSNFVSFDEKQKAEGKPHVLPLTPEEEKLFTALPSTRPTTREGRAMLKFGVPIVSHFVAWAVFITVDALLYCFVDIVTTKLSELEPFHVPLLMSINGIATFLGITFSEENHQKDFSYSVTLFEKKCLPKPKLLLYNSVVPLAAILLTLLVMALMAAKVVQLRLMVCERFFPNAAEQRVKHLHAKILRKRLKRKKEKNNHSVSSLYLKPHFWCPMLFRLEEDPQSIV